The Mustelus asterias chromosome 23, sMusAst1.hap1.1, whole genome shotgun sequence genome window below encodes:
- the LOC144510478 gene encoding uncharacterized protein LOC144510478 → MEKPWKCGDCGKGFESPSHLETHRRSHTGERPFTCCFCGKGFSDPSNLRRHQRVHTGKGLDTCSECGKGFSNTSNLRRHQRVHSGEGLFTCSECGKGFTQLSNLRSHQRVHTGKGLFTCSDCGKQFTQLSNLLTHHVTHTQERPFKCSDCGSCFKSSRVLMSHQRIHTEERPFSCSHCTKRFRTSFNLRVHQRVHTGERPFTCSVCGKGFNQSSHLRKHQRVHKS, encoded by the coding sequence atggagaaaccgtggaaatgtggggactgtgggaagggatttgagtCCCCATCTCACCTGGAAacacatcgacgcagtcacactggagagagaccgttcacctgctgtttctgtggaaagggattcagtgatCCATCAaatctgcggagacaccagcgagttcacactgggaagggACTAGAcacttgctctgagtgtgggaaaggattcagtaataCTTcaaacctgcggagacaccagcgagttcacagtggggagggATTGTTCacttgttctgagtgtgggaagggattcactcagttatccaacctgcggagccatcagcgagttcacactggtaagggattgttcacctgctctgactgtgggaagcaatttactcagttatccaacctgctcaCCCACCatgtcactcacacccaggagagaccctttaaatgctctgactgtggaagttgcttcaaaagctctcgggtactgatgtcccaccagcgcattcacactgaggagagaccattcagctgctctcattgtaccaagaggtttagaacatcattcaacctgcgggtacaccagcgagttcacaccggggagagaccattcacctgctctgtgtgtgggaagggattcaatcagtcatcccatctgcggaaacaccagcgagttcacaagtcatag